TTTATAGTATCTGTTATTCTCACCATACCAATCCTTTTGTTGTCTCCCATGATACAGGAATTCCTGGGAATAGAGTTTCGTTTTACTGGTGATCTTTATGTGCTCTTTCTTCTTTCTACCTTGATCTATTTCTACGGAGGATACCCTTTCCTTTCCGGAATAATCCGGGAACTCAAACAGAGGGAGCCCGGTATGATGACACTTATTGCAGTTGCAATAAGTGTTGCCTTCTTCTACAGCAGTGCAGTTGTCTTTGGTCTTGAAGGTAAACTTCTCTTCTGGGAACTGGCAACCCTTATTGATATCATGCTGCTTGGACACTGGATTGAGATGAAATCCGTTATGGGTGCTTCCAGATCCATGGAAGAGATTGCGCGTCTTATGCCATCCACTGCTCACAAAATAGAAAATGGGGAAAATGTTCAGGATATACCTGTGACTTCTCTTCAGGTAGGTGACACAGTACTGATAAAGCCTGGAGAAAAAATTCCTGCTGATGGAGTTGTTGTTGATGGTACCTCTCATGTTAATGAAGCAATGATCACAGGTGAATCGGAACCGGTACCAAGATCAGAGGGTCAGGAAGTTATAGGGGGGTCAATAAACGGAGATGGGGCCCTCAAAGTAGAGGTAAAGAAAACGGGAAAGGATTCATTTCTCTCCCAGCTGGTGGAACTTGTAAGAGAAGCCCAGGAAAGTAAATCAAGAACCCAGGACCTGGCGAACAGGGCAGCCAGGTGGTTAACATTTATAGCACTAATAGGTGGCAGTATTACTCTCCTTGTATGGTTATATTTCATGGGCCAGGATTTTGCATTTGCAATAGAAAGATCAGTTACTGTAATGGTAATCACCTGTCCCCATGCACTGGGTCTTGCAATACCCCTTGTAGTTGCGATCTCAGCATCAATTGGAGCAAAGAATGGCTTGCTTGTAAGAGACAGGGTGGCGTTTGAAGGTATACGTAATATTGATTCCATAATATTTGACAAGACAGGCACTCTTACGGAGGGAAAATTTGGGGTTACC
Above is a genomic segment from Methanosalsum zhilinae DSM 4017 containing:
- a CDS encoding heavy metal translocating P-type ATPase; amino-acid sequence: MDKEHDLQEDKQDHNNESMIDHNHNDQNDTNTSHSSQNHHEMMLEDFKKRFIVSVILTIPILLLSPMIQEFLGIEFRFTGDLYVLFLLSTLIYFYGGYPFLSGIIRELKQREPGMMTLIAVAISVAFFYSSAVVFGLEGKLLFWELATLIDIMLLGHWIEMKSVMGASRSMEEIARLMPSTAHKIENGENVQDIPVTSLQVGDTVLIKPGEKIPADGVVVDGTSHVNEAMITGESEPVPRSEGQEVIGGSINGDGALKVEVKKTGKDSFLSQLVELVREAQESKSRTQDLANRAARWLTFIALIGGSITLLVWLYFMGQDFAFAIERSVTVMVITCPHALGLAIPLVVAISASIGAKNGLLVRDRVAFEGIRNIDSIIFDKTGTLTEGKFGVTDTISFSDMDKNEILKYAASVESSSEHPLAKGIVSSVDQTHPLNNFEALPGKGARGLVNEKDVKVVSPGYLKEKSIEYPASELDKLSEQGKTVVFVLIDDQLKGAIALADIIRPESKKTIEYLRNRNIECLMITGDNERVAKWVSEEIGLDEYFAEVLPDEKAKKVKEIQERGMKVAMTGDGINDAPALAQADVGIAVGAGTDVAIETADIILVRSNPADVLACIELSGATYRKMIQNLFWATGYNAVAIPLAAGILYNQGILLSPAVGAILMSLSTVIVAINAQLLKI